From Streptomyces fungicidicus, one genomic window encodes:
- the ilvC gene encoding ketol-acid reductoisomerase: MAELFYDADADLSIIQGRKVAVIGYGSQGHAHALSLRDSGVDVRVGLHEGSKSKAKAEEQGLRVVSPSEAAAEADVIMILVPDPIQAQVYEEHIKDNLKDGDALFFGHGLNIRYGFIKPPAGVDVCMVAPKGPGHLVRRQYEEGRGVPCIAAVEQDSTGNGFALALSYAKGIGGTRAGVIKTTFTEETETDLFGEQAVLCGGTAALVKAGFETLTEAGYQPEIAYFECLHELKLIVDLMYEGGLEKMRWSISETAEWGDYVTGPRIITDATKAEMKKVLAEIQDGTFAKNWMDEYHGGLKKYNEYKKQDSEHLLETTGKELRKLMSWVDEEA, translated from the coding sequence GTGGCCGAGCTGTTCTACGACGCCGACGCCGACCTGTCCATCATCCAGGGCCGCAAGGTCGCGGTCATCGGTTACGGCAGCCAGGGCCACGCCCACGCCCTGTCGCTCCGTGACTCGGGTGTCGACGTCCGCGTCGGTCTGCACGAGGGCTCCAAGTCCAAGGCCAAGGCCGAGGAGCAGGGCCTGCGCGTGGTGAGCCCGTCCGAGGCCGCCGCCGAGGCCGACGTCATCATGATCCTGGTCCCGGACCCGATCCAGGCCCAGGTCTACGAGGAGCACATCAAGGACAACCTGAAGGACGGCGACGCCCTGTTCTTCGGCCACGGCCTGAACATCCGCTACGGCTTCATCAAGCCCCCGGCCGGCGTGGACGTCTGCATGGTCGCCCCGAAGGGCCCGGGCCACCTGGTGCGCCGTCAGTACGAGGAGGGCCGCGGCGTCCCCTGCATCGCGGCCGTCGAGCAGGACTCCACGGGCAACGGCTTCGCGCTGGCCCTGTCGTACGCCAAGGGCATCGGCGGCACCCGCGCCGGCGTCATCAAGACGACCTTCACCGAGGAGACCGAGACCGACCTCTTCGGTGAGCAGGCCGTCCTCTGCGGTGGCACCGCGGCGCTGGTCAAGGCCGGCTTCGAGACGCTGACCGAGGCGGGCTACCAGCCGGAGATCGCCTACTTCGAGTGCCTGCACGAGCTGAAGCTGATCGTGGACCTCATGTACGAGGGCGGCCTGGAGAAGATGCGCTGGTCGATCTCCGAGACCGCCGAGTGGGGCGACTACGTCACCGGTCCGCGGATCATCACCGACGCCACCAAGGCCGAGATGAAGAAGGTTCTCGCCGAGATCCAGGACGGCACGTTCGCCAAGAACTGGATGGACGAGTACCACGGCGGTCTGAAGAAGTACAACGAGTACAAGAAGCAGGACTCCGAGCACCTGCTGGAGACCACCGGCAAGGAGCTGCGCAAGCTCATGAGCTGGGTCGACGAGGAGGCGTGA
- a CDS encoding acetolactate synthase large subunit — translation MTEQATGAHHPQPRPRSGGQSAPVEHVTGAQSLIRSLEEVGADTVFGIPGGAILPAYDPLMDSTRVRHVLVRHEQGAGHAATGYAQATGRVGVCMATSGPGATNLVTPIADAHMDSVPMVAITGQVASKAIGTDAFQEADIVGITMPITKHNFLVTKAEDIPRVIAQAFHIASTGRPGPVLVDIAKDALQAKTTFSWPPTMDLPGYRPVTKPHAKQIREAAKLITAARRPVLYVGGGVIKARATAELKVLAELTGAPVTTTLMGLGAFPDSHELHVGMPGMHGAVTAVTALQKADLIVALGARFDDRVTGKLDSFAPYAKIVHADIDPAEIGKNRAADVPIVGDAREVLADIVQAVQKEHAEGHRGDYTAWWKDLNRWRETYPLGYDQPADGSLSPQQVIERIGQLAPEGTVFAAGVGQHQMWAAHFIAYDKPATWLNSGGAGTMGYAVPAAMGAKAGVPDRAVWAIDGDGCFQMTNQELTTCALNNIPIKVAIINNGALGMVRQWQTLFYNQRYSNTVLHSGPGAGTGEKSAGTRVPDFVKLSEAMGCHAIRCEDPADLDKVIEEANSINDRPVVVDFIVHEDAMVWPMVAAGTSNDEIMAARDVRPDFGDNEDD, via the coding sequence ATGACCGAGCAGGCCACCGGGGCCCATCATCCGCAGCCGCGGCCCCGATCCGGAGGACAGTCCGCCCCCGTCGAGCACGTCACGGGCGCACAGTCCCTCATCCGCTCTCTCGAGGAGGTCGGCGCCGACACGGTATTCGGCATTCCCGGCGGTGCGATCCTTCCCGCCTACGACCCGCTGATGGACTCGACCCGGGTGCGCCACGTCCTGGTCCGTCACGAGCAGGGCGCCGGCCACGCGGCCACCGGTTACGCGCAGGCCACCGGCAGGGTGGGCGTCTGCATGGCGACCTCGGGCCCCGGCGCCACCAACCTGGTCACCCCGATCGCCGACGCGCACATGGACTCCGTGCCCATGGTCGCGATCACCGGTCAGGTCGCCTCCAAGGCGATCGGCACGGACGCCTTCCAGGAGGCGGACATCGTCGGCATCACCATGCCGATCACCAAGCACAACTTCCTGGTCACCAAGGCCGAGGACATCCCGCGGGTGATCGCCCAGGCGTTCCACATCGCCTCCACCGGCCGCCCCGGCCCGGTGCTGGTCGACATCGCCAAGGACGCCCTCCAGGCGAAGACCACCTTCTCCTGGCCGCCCACCATGGACCTGCCCGGCTACCGGCCCGTCACCAAGCCGCACGCCAAGCAGATCCGTGAGGCCGCCAAGCTGATCACCGCCGCGAGGCGGCCGGTCCTCTACGTCGGCGGCGGCGTCATCAAGGCGCGCGCCACCGCCGAGCTGAAGGTCCTCGCGGAACTCACCGGAGCTCCCGTCACCACCACCCTGATGGGACTCGGCGCATTCCCCGACAGCCACGAGCTGCACGTGGGGATGCCGGGCATGCACGGTGCGGTCACCGCCGTCACCGCGCTGCAGAAGGCCGACCTGATCGTCGCCCTCGGAGCCCGTTTCGACGACCGCGTCACCGGCAAGCTGGACAGCTTCGCCCCGTACGCCAAGATCGTCCACGCCGACATCGACCCGGCGGAGATCGGCAAGAACCGCGCCGCCGACGTGCCGATCGTCGGTGACGCCCGCGAGGTCCTCGCCGACATCGTCCAGGCCGTCCAGAAGGAGCACGCCGAGGGCCACCGGGGCGACTACACCGCCTGGTGGAAGGACCTGAACCGCTGGCGCGAGACCTACCCGCTCGGCTACGACCAGCCCGCCGACGGCTCGCTCTCCCCGCAGCAGGTCATCGAGCGCATCGGACAGCTGGCGCCGGAGGGCACGGTCTTCGCCGCGGGCGTCGGCCAGCACCAGATGTGGGCCGCGCACTTCATCGCCTACGACAAGCCCGCCACCTGGCTGAACTCCGGCGGCGCCGGAACCATGGGCTACGCGGTCCCGGCCGCCATGGGAGCCAAGGCCGGCGTCCCCGACCGCGCCGTCTGGGCGATCGACGGCGACGGCTGCTTCCAGATGACCAACCAGGAACTCACGACCTGCGCCCTGAACAACATCCCGATCAAGGTCGCCATCATCAACAACGGCGCCCTCGGGATGGTCCGCCAGTGGCAGACCCTGTTCTACAACCAGCGGTACTCCAACACCGTGCTGCACTCCGGCCCCGGAGCCGGGACCGGTGAGAAGAGCGCGGGGACGAGGGTCCCCGACTTCGTGAAGCTGTCGGAGGCCATGGGCTGCCACGCCATCCGCTGCGAGGACCCCGCCGACCTCGACAAGGTCATCGAGGAGGCCAACTCCATCAACGACCGCCCGGTCGTCGTGGACTTCATCGTCCACGAGGACGCGATGGTGTGGCCGATGGTCGCCGCCGGCACCTCCAACGACGAGATCATGGCCGCCCGGGACGTCCGCCCCGACTTCGGCGACAACGAAGACGACTGA
- a CDS encoding DUF6191 domain-containing protein: MFNAFEELFAPGRKHTHDEQKRLALTREDVGDADPGRGPIDLASGKVTVRRPAPAGEEPDEAEEDPRAG; this comes from the coding sequence ATGTTCAACGCCTTCGAGGAACTGTTCGCCCCCGGACGCAAACACACCCATGACGAGCAGAAACGCCTGGCCCTGACCCGGGAGGACGTCGGAGACGCCGACCCCGGACGCGGGCCCATAGACCTCGCGTCCGGAAAGGTCACCGTCCGCCGGCCGGCACCCGCCGGGGAGGAACCCGACGAGGCCGAGGAGGACCCGCGCGCCGGCTAG
- a CDS encoding 2-hydroxyacid dehydrogenase has product MTAADVWLPIPPDEIEGLPEGPRYRFWDGAEEFPADPADCAFYVVPYMRPAGIGVRPLPLMRSVRVVQTLSAGTDHVEPGLKHLPPGVSLCNARGVHEASTAELTLALILASLRGIPDFVRAQDKGEWRGGFRPALADKNVLIVGYGSIGAAIEDRLAPFELARVARVARSARTTERGPVHPLTDLPALLPEADVVVLSTPLTETTRHLVDAGFLARMKDGALLVNVARGGVVDTKALLTELESGRVTAALDVTDPEPLPSDHPLWRAPGVLISPHVGGPTSAFRPRAERLLVNQLRRYLNHEELGNVILVTGAEAS; this is encoded by the coding sequence ATGACTGCTGCTGACGTATGGCTTCCCATTCCGCCGGACGAGATCGAGGGGCTCCCCGAAGGGCCGCGCTACCGCTTCTGGGACGGTGCCGAGGAATTCCCCGCCGACCCGGCCGACTGCGCCTTCTACGTCGTGCCCTACATGCGGCCCGCCGGGATCGGTGTGCGGCCGCTGCCGCTGATGCGCTCCGTCCGTGTCGTGCAGACCCTGTCGGCCGGCACCGACCACGTGGAGCCGGGTCTGAAGCACCTGCCCCCGGGCGTGAGCCTGTGCAACGCGCGCGGTGTGCACGAGGCCAGCACCGCCGAACTCACGCTCGCGCTGATCCTGGCGTCGCTGCGAGGCATCCCCGACTTCGTGCGGGCCCAGGACAAGGGGGAGTGGCGCGGCGGCTTCCGGCCCGCGCTCGCCGACAAGAACGTGCTCATCGTCGGCTACGGATCGATCGGGGCGGCCATCGAGGACCGGCTCGCTCCGTTCGAGCTCGCGCGGGTGGCGCGCGTCGCGCGCTCCGCACGCACCACGGAGCGCGGGCCGGTGCACCCGCTCACCGATCTGCCCGCCCTGCTCCCGGAGGCGGACGTGGTCGTCCTCTCCACCCCGCTGACCGAGACCACCCGGCACCTCGTGGACGCCGGTTTCCTGGCCCGGATGAAGGACGGCGCCCTGCTGGTGAACGTCGCCCGCGGCGGTGTCGTGGACACCAAGGCGCTGCTCACCGAGCTGGAGAGCGGCCGGGTCACCGCCGCCCTCGACGTGACGGACCCCGAACCGCTGCCGTCGGACCACCCCCTGTGGCGGGCGCCCGGCGTCCTCATCAGTCCGCACGTCGGCGGACCGACCTCCGCCTTCCGCCCCCGCGCCGAGCGGCTGCTCGTCAATCAGTTGCGCCGGTACCTGAACCACGAGGAGCTCGGGAACGTGATCCTGGTGACGGGAGCGGAAGCCTCGTAG
- the ilvN gene encoding acetolactate synthase small subunit, with product MSKHTLSVLVENTPGILARIAALFSRRGFNIDSLAVGVTEHADISRITIVVSVEEFPLEQVTKQLNKLVNVLKIVELEPGQAVQRELVLVKVRADNETRSQIVEIVQLFRAKTVDVSPEAVTIEATGSSDKLSAMLKMLEPFGIKELVQSGTIAIGRGARSITDRSLRALDRSA from the coding sequence ATGTCCAAGCACACGCTCTCCGTCCTGGTGGAGAACACCCCCGGCATCCTGGCCCGGATCGCCGCCCTGTTCTCCCGCCGCGGCTTCAACATCGACTCCCTCGCCGTCGGCGTCACCGAGCACGCCGACATCTCCCGCATCACCATCGTGGTGAGCGTCGAGGAGTTCCCGCTGGAGCAGGTCACCAAGCAGCTCAACAAGCTCGTCAACGTGCTGAAGATCGTCGAGCTCGAACCCGGGCAGGCGGTCCAGCGCGAACTCGTTCTGGTGAAGGTGCGCGCCGACAACGAGACGCGTTCCCAGATCGTCGAGATCGTCCAGCTGTTCCGGGCCAAGACCGTGGACGTCTCCCCGGAGGCCGTGACCATCGAGGCCACCGGCAGCAGCGACAAGCTGTCCGCGATGCTCAAGATGCTGGAGCCGTTCGGCATCAAGGAGCTCGTCCAGTCCGGCACGATCGCCATCGGGCGCGGCGCCCGTTCCATCACGGACCGGTCGCTGCGCGCCCTGGACCGGTCGGCGTAG
- a CDS encoding PQQ-dependent sugar dehydrogenase, with product MQRRAVTAVLAAAALLLTAGCSSGDGGTAGGGDTSASPSGTAASSPPTGAAEQTPPAKGSVKVVRTVATGLNSPWGLAPLTDGDLLVSSRDEATITRVDGKTGRKTELGEVPGVSPAGEGGLLGIVLSPEYASDHMIYAYFTSASDNRVVRMIYDERKPAGQQLGAPDTVFRGIPKGMIHNGGRIAFGPDRMLYAGTGESGDTGLSQDKESLGGKILRLTPDGEPAPGNPFPGSAVYSYGHRNVQGLAWDGKQRLFASEFGQNTWDELNAIEPGANYGWPEAEGRSDDSAFKNPVEQWSTDEASPSGIAYAEGSIWMAGLRGERLWRVPLKGTEASADPQAFLEGEYGRLRTVAAAGGDKLWLVTSNTDGRGNPKKGDDRILELEVS from the coding sequence GTGCAACGACGAGCCGTGACGGCCGTACTGGCCGCCGCCGCGCTCCTGCTGACCGCCGGCTGTTCCTCCGGCGACGGAGGAACAGCCGGCGGCGGGGACACCAGCGCCTCCCCCAGCGGCACGGCGGCGAGTTCGCCGCCGACGGGGGCCGCGGAGCAGACGCCGCCCGCGAAGGGCTCGGTGAAGGTGGTCCGCACGGTGGCCACCGGCCTGAACAGTCCCTGGGGGCTGGCCCCGCTCACGGACGGCGACCTGCTGGTCTCCTCGCGGGACGAGGCCACGATCACCCGCGTCGACGGGAAGACCGGCAGAAAGACCGAGCTGGGCGAGGTGCCCGGGGTGTCACCGGCCGGCGAGGGCGGCCTGCTCGGCATCGTCCTCTCCCCCGAGTACGCCTCGGACCACATGATCTACGCCTACTTCACCTCGGCCTCCGACAACCGCGTCGTCCGCATGATCTACGACGAGCGGAAGCCGGCCGGGCAGCAGCTGGGCGCGCCGGACACGGTCTTCCGGGGCATCCCCAAGGGCATGATCCACAATGGCGGCCGGATCGCCTTCGGCCCCGACAGGATGCTGTACGCGGGGACGGGCGAGAGCGGCGACACGGGGCTCTCCCAGGACAAGGAGTCCCTGGGCGGCAAGATCCTGCGGCTGACGCCGGACGGCGAACCGGCTCCGGGCAACCCGTTCCCCGGCTCCGCGGTGTACTCGTACGGCCACCGCAATGTGCAGGGGCTGGCCTGGGACGGCAAGCAGCGGCTGTTCGCCTCGGAGTTCGGCCAGAACACCTGGGACGAGCTGAACGCGATCGAGCCGGGTGCCAACTACGGCTGGCCGGAGGCGGAGGGCAGGTCGGACGACAGCGCCTTCAAGAATCCGGTCGAGCAGTGGAGCACGGACGAGGCCTCCCCCAGCGGCATCGCGTACGCCGAGGGCTCGATCTGGATGGCGGGACTGCGCGGCGAGCGGCTGTGGCGCGTCCCGCTGAAGGGCACGGAGGCGTCGGCGGATCCGCAGGCGTTCCTGGAGGGCGAGTACGGGCGGCTGCGCACGGTGGCCGCCGCGGGCGGTGACAAGCTGTGGCTGGTCACCAGCAACACGGACGGGCGCGGCAACCCGAAGAAGGGGGACGACCGGATCCTGGAGCTGGAGGTGAGCTAG
- a CDS encoding aldo/keto reductase has translation MERRTIGAGALAVGAVGLGCMPMSWAYSTSRQRGEESLRAVHRALDLGSTLLDTADMYGPFTNELLLGRVLKERRSEAFVSTKVGLLVGDQHIVANGRPGYVRRACDASLRRLQTDVIDLYQLHRADPEVPVEETWGAMAELVQAGKVRALGLCAVGARSARRPGARLHDATVRQLERVQQVFPVSAVEAELSVWSPEALETLLPWCESRGVGFLAAMPLGNGFLSGTLTPGGGFEADDLRARHPRFTAEMMAANQPLVVGLRRVARRHGEHVTPAQVALAWVLSRGRQVIPVPGAKRERWVSENAAAVDLRLTEHDLEELARLPAAQGSWD, from the coding sequence GTGGAGCGCAGGACGATCGGCGCGGGGGCGCTCGCGGTGGGGGCCGTCGGACTCGGGTGCATGCCGATGAGCTGGGCGTACAGCACGTCCCGGCAGCGCGGCGAGGAGTCGCTCAGGGCGGTGCACCGGGCGCTGGATCTGGGCTCGACACTCCTCGACACCGCCGACATGTACGGCCCGTTCACCAACGAACTGCTGCTGGGGCGGGTGTTGAAGGAGCGGCGCTCCGAGGCCTTCGTCTCCACGAAGGTCGGGCTGCTCGTGGGCGACCAGCACATCGTGGCCAACGGGCGCCCCGGGTACGTGAGAAGGGCCTGCGACGCCTCGCTGCGCCGGCTGCAGACGGACGTGATCGACCTCTACCAGTTGCACCGCGCCGACCCGGAGGTCCCGGTGGAGGAGACCTGGGGTGCGATGGCGGAGCTGGTACAGGCGGGAAAGGTACGGGCGTTGGGGCTGTGCGCGGTGGGTGCGCGCTCGGCCCGGCGTCCGGGGGCGCGGCTGCACGACGCGACGGTCCGGCAGCTGGAGCGGGTGCAGCAGGTCTTCCCGGTGAGCGCGGTGGAGGCGGAGCTGTCGGTGTGGTCGCCGGAGGCGCTGGAGACGCTGCTGCCGTGGTGCGAGTCCCGGGGTGTCGGCTTCCTCGCGGCGATGCCGCTGGGCAACGGCTTCCTGTCCGGGACGCTGACGCCCGGAGGGGGCTTCGAGGCGGACGACCTGCGTGCCCGGCACCCCCGCTTCACGGCCGAGATGATGGCGGCGAACCAGCCGCTCGTGGTCGGGCTGCGCCGGGTGGCCCGCCGGCACGGTGAGCACGTCACCCCGGCGCAGGTGGCCCTGGCCTGGGTGCTGAGCCGTGGCCGGCAGGTGATCCCGGTCCCCGGCGCCAAGCGGGAGCGGTGGGTGTCGGAGAACGCCGCCGCGGTGGACCTGCGCCTGACGGAACACGATCTCGAGGAGCTCGCGCGGCTGCCCGCGGCCCAGGGGTCGTGGGACTGA
- a CDS encoding putative bifunctional diguanylate cyclase/phosphodiesterase: MSAPTPVSTLDGALRQQPAPTVLLPGAVAPGRRPGPVAQLVLALVCAAYAVGAAFDWGSERLALIMGDFGLSAAAGVAAVSCFVYARSPLTRFRPAWLLFGLSSAMASLGNLVWGWYEVVLGLPVPNPSYADLFFLCFAPPAIVGLLVLAKRPANRAGWVCLALDAWLIGGSLLTLAWSLALAQAARAEGPGVAHTALSLAYPLLDIALVSMVLALHFRRSAVNRSAVNTAIGALALTVMCDALFTSPLLHSSYRSGQLLDAGWFAGSLLLAYAPWTAPRDGRPEREGHTRVVREHLPGRRVPPDPRHGPAPAGGEGRYPVSRPLTGSLAALTPYLAAAVCTLGILYNVLSGRSVDRVVLLTGGTVVLALVVRQGIMLLDNITLTQELAQKENHFRSLVQGSSDVIMIAAPSGILRYVSPAAAGVYGRPAEELVGTELAGLIHPEDLGRVVHEVRRFLAASPVEEPTTRIECRFRSGDGGGWLNVESTVNRHHGGLIFNSRDVTERVRLQAQLQHNAEHDPLTDLPNRALFTRRVQQALSGRRASDRGAALRGTAVLFIDLDGFKGVNDTIGHQAGDELLVQAARRLQDAVRKGDTASRLGGDEFAALITGDGVRDRDARERHILELANRLRATLSQPYLIDGNDVRVNASIGVAFAEPGLGAGELLRNADLAMYRAKAAGKGRVELYKPQMQQDVVRRAELATRLRAALHHGEFALLHQPVVCLADGRITSVCAQARWRSSQGVLFTPEEFLRVAEGGEKTAELGRWVLEEAVEQAAERHATGLPVPVAVRLSAHRLLDRSLPLGSVEALLTRHGLPSGSLVVELADTDPRVSLDELERRLAVLKRLGVRIALDGFGSGPAAITALRRLPVDVLKLDRSLVDGVVESARLHKITSGLLRIASDLGMQSVAGGVDLPEQVAVLRAMGCTHGQGKAFSGALDEYRLRRALAAGHYPVPSSPAEPVFVGGGSGVYSTGVTAVLQAGTALRSHNETPVPPT; the protein is encoded by the coding sequence GTGAGCGCGCCGACCCCCGTCTCCACCCTCGACGGAGCGCTGCGGCAGCAGCCCGCGCCGACGGTGCTGCTGCCCGGCGCGGTGGCCCCCGGCCGCCGGCCCGGCCCGGTCGCCCAACTGGTGCTGGCCCTGGTCTGCGCGGCCTACGCCGTCGGCGCCGCGTTCGACTGGGGCTCGGAGCGACTGGCGCTGATCATGGGCGACTTCGGACTCAGCGCCGCCGCCGGCGTCGCCGCCGTCTCCTGTTTCGTCTACGCACGCAGTCCCCTCACCCGGTTCCGGCCCGCCTGGCTGCTCTTCGGCCTCTCCTCGGCCATGGCCTCCCTGGGCAACCTGGTCTGGGGGTGGTACGAGGTCGTCCTCGGGCTTCCCGTGCCCAACCCCAGTTACGCGGACCTGTTCTTCCTGTGCTTCGCGCCGCCCGCCATCGTGGGACTGCTGGTGCTCGCCAAACGGCCGGCGAACAGGGCCGGCTGGGTCTGCCTCGCCCTGGACGCCTGGCTGATCGGCGGCTCCCTGCTCACCCTCGCGTGGAGCCTCGCGCTCGCGCAGGCCGCGCGGGCCGAGGGCCCGGGCGTCGCGCACACCGCGCTGTCACTGGCGTACCCGCTGCTCGACATCGCCCTGGTCAGCATGGTGCTCGCGCTGCACTTCCGGCGCTCGGCGGTGAACCGGTCCGCGGTCAACACCGCGATCGGCGCGCTCGCGCTGACCGTGATGTGCGACGCCCTCTTCACCTCCCCGCTGCTGCACAGCAGTTACCGCTCGGGCCAGCTGCTGGACGCGGGCTGGTTCGCCGGTTCCCTGCTCCTGGCGTACGCGCCCTGGACCGCGCCCCGTGACGGCCGGCCCGAGCGGGAGGGCCATACCCGCGTGGTCCGCGAGCACCTGCCCGGACGGCGCGTCCCGCCGGATCCCCGGCACGGTCCGGCGCCGGCCGGCGGAGAGGGCCGCTACCCGGTCTCCCGGCCCCTCACCGGTTCCCTCGCCGCGCTCACGCCCTACCTGGCGGCGGCCGTGTGCACCCTGGGAATCCTCTACAACGTCCTCAGCGGCCGCAGCGTCGACCGGGTCGTGCTGCTCACCGGGGGCACCGTGGTCCTCGCGCTCGTGGTGCGCCAGGGGATCATGCTGCTCGACAACATCACCCTCACCCAGGAACTGGCCCAGAAGGAGAACCACTTCCGCTCCCTGGTGCAGGGCTCGAGCGACGTCATCATGATCGCCGCGCCCAGCGGCATCCTCCGCTACGTCTCCCCGGCCGCCGCCGGGGTGTACGGCCGGCCCGCGGAGGAACTGGTGGGGACGGAGCTGGCCGGTCTCATCCACCCGGAGGACCTGGGCCGCGTCGTGCACGAGGTGCGCCGCTTCCTCGCCGCCAGCCCGGTCGAGGAGCCCACGACCCGCATCGAGTGCCGCTTCCGCTCCGGGGACGGGGGAGGCTGGCTCAACGTCGAGTCGACCGTCAACCGGCACCACGGCGGCCTGATCTTCAACAGCCGGGACGTGACCGAGAGGGTGCGGCTCCAGGCGCAGCTCCAGCACAACGCGGAACACGACCCGCTCACCGACCTGCCCAACCGCGCCCTGTTCACCCGGCGCGTCCAGCAGGCCCTTTCCGGCCGCCGCGCCTCGGACCGCGGGGCCGCCCTGCGGGGCACGGCCGTGCTCTTCATCGACCTCGACGGCTTCAAGGGCGTCAACGACACGATCGGGCACCAGGCAGGGGACGAACTGCTCGTCCAGGCCGCCCGCCGGCTCCAGGACGCCGTCCGCAAGGGGGACACCGCGTCCCGGCTGGGCGGCGACGAGTTCGCGGCCCTGATCACCGGGGACGGGGTCCGTGACCGGGACGCCCGCGAGCGGCACATCCTGGAGCTCGCCAACCGTCTCAGAGCCACCCTCTCCCAGCCCTACCTCATCGACGGCAACGATGTCCGGGTCAACGCCTCCATCGGCGTCGCCTTCGCCGAACCCGGGCTCGGCGCCGGTGAGCTGCTGCGCAACGCCGACCTCGCCATGTACCGGGCCAAGGCGGCCGGCAAGGGCCGCGTGGAGCTGTACAAGCCGCAGATGCAGCAGGACGTGGTGCGCAGGGCGGAGCTCGCCACCCGGCTGCGCGCGGCGCTGCACCACGGCGAGTTCGCCCTGCTGCACCAGCCGGTGGTGTGCCTGGCGGACGGCCGGATCACCTCTGTCTGCGCCCAGGCCCGCTGGCGCTCCTCGCAGGGGGTGCTCTTCACCCCCGAGGAGTTCCTGCGTGTGGCCGAGGGCGGGGAGAAGACCGCCGAGCTGGGCCGCTGGGTGCTGGAGGAGGCCGTCGAGCAGGCCGCCGAACGGCACGCGACCGGTCTGCCGGTGCCCGTGGCCGTCCGGCTGAGCGCGCACCGGCTGCTGGACCGGTCACTGCCGCTGGGCTCGGTCGAGGCCCTGCTTACCCGGCACGGGCTGCCGTCCGGGTCGCTGGTCGTCGAGCTGGCCGACACCGATCCCCGGGTGTCGCTCGACGAGCTGGAGCGCCGGCTGGCCGTGCTCAAGCGGCTCGGTGTCCGGATCGCGCTCGACGGCTTCGGCAGCGGACCCGCGGCGATCACCGCGCTGAGACGGCTCCCCGTCGACGTGCTGAAGCTCGACCGCAGCCTGGTGGACGGCGTGGTGGAGTCCGCGCGGCTGCACAAGATCACCAGCGGGCTGCTGCGGATCGCCTCCGACCTCGGGATGCAGTCCGTGGCCGGCGGAGTGGACCTCCCCGAGCAGGTCGCGGTGCTGCGCGCGATGGGCTGCACGCACGGGCAGGGCAAGGCCTTCTCCGGAGCGCTGGACGAGTACCGGCTGCGCAGGGCGCTGGCCGCCGGGCACTACCCGGTGCCCTCGAGCCCGGCCGAACCGGTGTTCGTCGGCGGAGGGTCCGGGGTGTACTCCACCGGGGTGACCGCCGTGCTCCAGGCCGGTACGGCCCTGCGCTCACATAATGAGACTCCCGTCCCACCCACTTGA